One Idiomarina loihiensis L2TR genomic window carries:
- a CDS encoding nitroreductase family protein, with product MNAEELLTSRSSMPRLSEPGPTIEQLELIKAAAVRAPDHMGLTPYQFIQFQGKERQVLADIYQQAARLSDFSETVIEQAGQLPFRAPTIIVSCLRFQEHPKVPRDEQLCTVACATHGMQQAAFAQGIGAIWRTGWMAEDDFIKEQLGLSVDDAIVGFLYVGTPAVPTPIKPQKDSSPFFMNGNDLVLD from the coding sequence ATGAATGCCGAAGAGTTATTAACCAGCCGTTCCTCCATGCCGCGTTTGAGTGAACCCGGTCCTACTATAGAGCAACTGGAGTTAATTAAGGCCGCAGCTGTTCGTGCGCCTGATCATATGGGACTAACGCCATATCAGTTTATTCAGTTTCAGGGAAAAGAGAGGCAGGTTCTGGCGGATATCTACCAGCAGGCTGCGCGTCTTAGCGACTTTTCAGAAACGGTCATAGAGCAGGCTGGGCAGCTGCCATTTCGGGCCCCAACGATAATTGTTTCTTGTCTGCGTTTTCAGGAGCACCCGAAAGTCCCCCGTGATGAGCAACTGTGTACGGTTGCCTGTGCCACTCACGGCATGCAGCAAGCGGCCTTTGCACAAGGTATAGGTGCTATTTGGCGTACCGGATGGATGGCCGAGGACGACTTTATCAAGGAGCAGTTGGGATTGTCTGTGGACGACGCCATTGTCGGCTTTCTGTACGTAGGGACACCTGCAGTCCCTACGCCAATAAAGCCTCAGAAAGATTCATCACCGTTTTTTATGAACGGTAATGACTTAGTGCTGGATTAA
- the sppA gene encoding signal peptide peptidase SppA codes for MRSIFSYLWKIINGTRKVILNLVFFLILAVFLVSLFSGEDPIEVPENGILVLNPNGMLVEEKTWVDPFSQFLNEAMGSSDDIPEVLLSDVVDSIEKAKTDERIGALYLNLQNLYPSGLNKLQAVAEALDDFRTSGKPIISNADYYDQHQYYLAAHADQLYLNPMGGVVFEGLDYTQLYFKDLLDKLKVQPQVFKVGKFKAAVEPFIRNDMSDEAREANEFLYSALWDSFRTDVTAARNINPLVTSGKVDDYMSAFNSANGDMAKMALETNMVDALRTRTEVRNELINLAGYDKEEDTFRHITYDNYLATEMEVPESLQPTDRSQIAVVVARGQIVNGSQKAGMIGGDSTAKLIREARNNKQTKAIVLRIDSPGGSAFASEIIRQEILQAKEAGIPVVASMSTVAASGGYWIAADADKIVAAPTTITGSIGVFGLLMTLEDSLAAIGVHSDTVSTTEIQGLNPLEEMTEYQKKLVQSSVEATYEDFLTIVSKARNMSRDDVHEVAQGRIWTGKQAMERGLVDQLGDFDDSVAAAAELAAIDDYDVKIVQQELSSKEQFFANMFNSSSEYLPVPSVGGEAQHWLMGTLNKVKSETAVLQNFNDPKNVYSYCALCLQPR; via the coding sequence ATGCGCTCAATCTTCAGTTATTTGTGGAAAATAATCAACGGTACGCGCAAGGTCATTTTGAACCTTGTATTCTTTTTAATCCTCGCGGTTTTTCTCGTTAGTCTATTTAGCGGAGAGGATCCTATCGAAGTACCGGAGAATGGCATTCTGGTTCTTAACCCTAATGGCATGCTGGTTGAAGAGAAGACTTGGGTTGATCCTTTTAGTCAATTCCTGAATGAAGCTATGGGAAGCAGTGATGATATCCCCGAAGTTCTGTTATCTGATGTGGTCGACTCAATTGAGAAAGCCAAAACAGACGAACGTATAGGCGCACTGTATTTAAACTTACAAAACTTGTACCCAAGCGGACTCAATAAGTTACAGGCAGTTGCCGAGGCTCTTGACGATTTCCGTACCTCTGGTAAACCCATTATCAGTAATGCTGATTACTATGATCAGCATCAGTATTATCTTGCAGCGCATGCAGATCAGCTTTACCTAAACCCAATGGGCGGAGTTGTATTTGAAGGGCTTGATTACACTCAACTTTACTTTAAGGACTTACTCGACAAGCTTAAAGTTCAGCCTCAAGTCTTTAAGGTCGGTAAATTTAAAGCGGCTGTTGAACCTTTTATTCGTAACGACATGTCTGATGAAGCACGTGAAGCCAATGAGTTTCTTTATTCAGCTTTGTGGGATAGCTTCCGCACCGATGTGACAGCGGCCCGTAACATTAATCCGTTGGTTACCAGTGGTAAAGTTGATGATTACATGTCGGCCTTTAACAGTGCCAATGGCGATATGGCCAAAATGGCGCTAGAAACAAACATGGTTGATGCGCTGCGTACACGTACCGAAGTTCGTAACGAGCTCATCAATTTAGCCGGATACGACAAAGAAGAAGATACCTTCCGTCATATTACCTACGACAACTATCTGGCGACTGAAATGGAAGTCCCGGAAAGCCTGCAACCGACAGATCGTAGCCAGATCGCGGTTGTTGTTGCTCGTGGGCAAATCGTTAACGGTTCGCAAAAAGCCGGTATGATTGGTGGTGACAGCACCGCAAAACTGATTCGTGAAGCACGCAATAACAAGCAGACGAAAGCGATTGTGCTGCGCATAGACAGCCCCGGCGGAAGTGCCTTTGCCTCTGAAATTATCCGTCAGGAAATCCTCCAGGCAAAAGAAGCCGGTATTCCGGTTGTGGCATCAATGAGCACCGTGGCAGCATCTGGTGGTTATTGGATAGCAGCAGATGCCGATAAAATTGTGGCCGCACCAACTACCATTACCGGTTCAATTGGTGTCTTTGGCCTGTTAATGACTTTAGAAGACAGTCTGGCTGCTATTGGCGTTCATAGCGATACTGTCAGTACGACTGAGATACAAGGTTTAAATCCACTGGAAGAAATGACTGAGTACCAAAAGAAATTGGTGCAAAGCTCGGTTGAAGCCACCTATGAAGACTTTTTGACTATTGTCAGCAAAGCTCGCAACATGTCCCGCGACGATGTGCATGAAGTTGCTCAGGGCCGCATCTGGACGGGTAAACAAGCAATGGAGCGTGGATTAGTTGACCAACTTGGAGACTTTGACGACTCAGTAGCGGCGGCCGCTGAGCTGGCAGCCATTGATGATTACGATGTAAAAATTGTTCAACAAGAGTTGTCATCGAAAGAGCAATTTTTTGCCAACATGTTTAACAGCTCTTCAGAGTATCTCCCTGTTCCATCTGTTGGTGGTGAGGCTCAACACTGGTTAATGGGTACACTTAATAAAGTGAAATCTGAAACTGCGGTTTTACAAAACTTTAATGATCCTAAAAATGTTTACTCTTACTGTGCACTCTGCCTTCAACCGCGATAG
- the ansA gene encoding asparaginase encodes MPRKKIYVAYTGGTIGMKKSAQGYVPVAGHLSRCVENMPEFFREEMPEFTINEYSPLMDSSNMAPSDWVTIARDIERNYDDYDGFVILHGTDTMAYTASALSFMLQNLSKPVIVTGSQIPLAALRSDGQTNLLNSLYVAANYPIPEVGLFFNNTLYRGNRSTKADANGFNAFASPNYPSLLEAGIQIQLNAGELSEPSNQPLKVIEMTPQPIGVVMLYPGISAEIIKNQLQQPVKAMILQSYGVGNAPQDDALLTSLKEGINQGITILNCTQCFRGRVNMDGYATGNALAEIGIVSGANMTIEAALTKLHYLLSQDLSLSKMQKLLQKNLRGELTPP; translated from the coding sequence TTGCCTCGTAAAAAGATTTATGTCGCATACACTGGCGGCACCATAGGTATGAAAAAATCAGCTCAGGGTTATGTTCCGGTTGCGGGACACCTGAGCCGGTGCGTTGAAAACATGCCGGAGTTTTTCCGGGAAGAAATGCCCGAATTTACCATTAATGAATATTCACCATTAATGGACTCATCAAATATGGCGCCGTCTGACTGGGTGACCATTGCTCGTGATATAGAAAGGAACTACGACGATTACGATGGTTTCGTCATTTTGCACGGTACCGATACCATGGCTTATACGGCGTCGGCTTTGTCCTTTATGCTACAAAATTTGAGTAAACCCGTTATTGTAACTGGTTCACAGATACCTTTAGCCGCCCTGCGATCTGATGGACAGACCAACTTGCTCAATTCGCTTTATGTGGCTGCGAACTACCCTATTCCTGAAGTTGGTTTGTTCTTTAATAATACGCTTTACCGGGGGAATCGCTCGACCAAAGCAGACGCTAACGGATTTAATGCTTTTGCCTCCCCTAACTACCCTTCCTTACTTGAAGCAGGAATCCAGATTCAGTTAAACGCAGGAGAGCTCTCAGAGCCCTCAAACCAGCCATTAAAAGTCATTGAAATGACCCCTCAGCCAATCGGTGTGGTCATGCTTTATCCGGGAATATCCGCTGAAATTATAAAAAACCAGCTGCAACAACCGGTAAAAGCCATGATTCTACAAAGCTACGGTGTCGGCAATGCGCCACAAGACGATGCACTGCTGACTAGCCTGAAAGAAGGAATTAACCAGGGGATTACCATTCTAAACTGTACTCAATGCTTTCGCGGCCGGGTCAATATGGACGGCTATGCGACCGGCAATGCTCTGGCTGAAATAGGTATCGTGTCCGGGGCAAATATGACCATTGAGGCGGCACTGACTAAATTGCATTATCTGCTGTCACAAGATTTGAGCCTGAGTAAAATGCAGAAATTGTTACAGAAGAATTTACGTGGCGAATTAACTCCGCCATAA
- a CDS encoding sodium-dependent transporter — protein MANSSPAFATRLGFILAAAGSAVGVGNIWGFPTQAASNGGGAFLLVYLIMIVLLAYPMLVAEITIGRIRRQNPIEALRNLSSKPFLRGSGAIAGVIGLIVLSLILSFYAIVSGWLVSYMLAPLMVLIGQPETALWFTEFSVSRNITTMIFFMLLTVYVVRSGVNNGIERWSRRLMPLLFILLIGMSAYILTQDGAIQGLKMYLLPDFSTITDPNLIIRAMGQAFFSLSLGVCVMMTYGAYLSNSENIPKTAAWVAGIDTSVAFLAGLLILPAMFVAQSNGITIYADDGTLLSADTLVFTVLPAMFDALGYAGLFMSFGFFLLMVIAAITSSISMLEAPVNALREEANCDRSSGVWIIALIVTAISTTIIYNFELLFGAVITFSTVYMQPIMALVFGVMLTWVLRQNYLLKALKQGSPDIDKSLFWKVWPWYVKFICPILILLVIWRG, from the coding sequence ATGGCAAATTCATCACCTGCGTTCGCAACACGATTAGGGTTTATATTAGCTGCCGCTGGCTCAGCGGTTGGTGTTGGTAATATTTGGGGCTTCCCTACCCAGGCCGCCAGTAATGGCGGCGGTGCTTTTCTATTGGTCTATCTGATTATGATTGTTTTACTGGCATACCCTATGCTGGTAGCCGAAATAACCATTGGCCGTATACGACGTCAGAACCCAATAGAAGCATTACGTAACTTATCCAGTAAACCCTTTTTAAGAGGCTCAGGTGCTATCGCCGGGGTCATCGGCCTTATTGTCTTAAGCTTAATATTGAGTTTTTACGCCATTGTATCGGGGTGGCTTGTTTCTTATATGCTGGCACCACTGATGGTTTTAATCGGTCAGCCTGAAACTGCTCTATGGTTTACAGAGTTTTCGGTTTCCCGAAATATAACTACCATGATATTTTTTATGCTGTTAACCGTTTACGTTGTACGTTCTGGTGTAAACAACGGCATAGAACGCTGGTCCAGACGATTAATGCCATTATTGTTCATATTGTTGATTGGCATGTCCGCTTACATTTTAACGCAGGACGGTGCGATACAGGGCCTGAAAATGTATCTGCTTCCCGACTTCTCAACAATTACCGATCCGAACCTGATTATTCGGGCTATGGGGCAGGCATTCTTCTCTTTGTCGCTCGGTGTTTGTGTCATGATGACGTACGGTGCGTACCTTTCAAACTCCGAGAACATACCCAAAACAGCAGCCTGGGTAGCAGGCATTGATACCAGCGTTGCGTTTTTAGCTGGCCTGCTCATTCTACCAGCGATGTTCGTAGCACAATCTAATGGCATCACCATTTATGCAGACGATGGTACTCTGCTTTCGGCGGATACTTTAGTTTTCACCGTATTACCTGCGATGTTTGATGCACTAGGTTACGCTGGACTATTTATGTCTTTTGGCTTTTTCCTGCTAATGGTTATTGCCGCTATTACCTCATCTATTTCTATGCTGGAAGCACCGGTCAATGCATTACGCGAAGAAGCAAACTGCGACCGTAGTAGTGGCGTCTGGATCATTGCGCTTATCGTAACCGCTATTTCCACGACGATAATCTATAATTTTGAGTTACTTTTTGGCGCCGTTATTACCTTTAGCACGGTTTATATGCAACCAATAATGGCTTTAGTGTTCGGTGTTATGCTGACCTGGGTATTACGTCAAAATTATTTATTAAAAGCGTTAAAACAAGGCTCACCAGACATTGATAAAAGCTTATTCTGGAAGGTATGGCCGTGGTACGTAAAGTTCATTTGTCCGATACTGATTCTGCTAGTTATCTGGCGCGGTTAA
- a CDS encoding bifunctional 2-methylcitrate dehydratase/aconitate hydratase, whose translation MSTTVESNERPDYDEVIQTIADYVIDYKVDSEEAWNTARNCLMDTLGCGLLALRFPECSKHLGPLVEGTTVPSGARVPGTQFRMDPAKAAWDIGCIIRWLDFNDTWLAAEWGHPSDNLGGILATADYISQKRVSKGEKPLTMKTVLEAMIKAHEIQGNLAIENSFNRVGLDHVVLVKVASTAVVTWLMDGSREQIMAAVSQAWVDGQSLRTYRHAPNAGSRKSWAAGDATSRAVRLADITMRGEMGIPGALTAPQWGFYDVLFNKTNKDQQLKPKEDWKFKFQRDYGSYVMENILFKLSFPAEFHAQTACEAAVTLHSEVKGRIDDIEKVEITTHESAIRIISKQGKLANPADRDHCLQYMTAVPLIFGELTADHYENSFHENNPVIDSIREKIEVLEDKQFSQDYHDPEKRSIANALQVFFKDGTHTEKVVVEYPIGHRRRREEGFPVLESKFKANLATRFPEPRVKSIFDQCSQQQSFENIAVNEFMDMFVI comes from the coding sequence ATGAGTACAACCGTTGAAAGTAATGAACGTCCCGACTACGACGAAGTCATTCAAACCATTGCAGACTATGTTATCGATTACAAAGTAGACAGTGAGGAAGCGTGGAATACGGCTCGTAACTGCCTGATGGATACCCTGGGGTGTGGCTTACTAGCGCTGCGTTTTCCTGAATGCAGTAAACATTTAGGCCCCCTGGTTGAAGGAACCACGGTTCCAAGCGGCGCCCGGGTACCGGGAACTCAATTTCGTATGGACCCTGCTAAAGCAGCCTGGGATATAGGTTGTATTATTCGTTGGCTAGACTTTAATGACACCTGGCTGGCAGCCGAGTGGGGACACCCCTCCGATAATTTGGGCGGCATACTGGCAACCGCTGACTATATTTCGCAAAAGCGCGTATCAAAAGGCGAGAAGCCTTTAACCATGAAAACCGTTTTAGAAGCGATGATTAAAGCTCATGAAATTCAGGGTAATTTAGCCATAGAAAACAGTTTTAACCGGGTTGGTCTGGACCATGTTGTGTTGGTGAAGGTGGCCTCGACAGCTGTGGTTACCTGGTTAATGGACGGCTCCAGAGAGCAGATTATGGCCGCTGTCTCGCAAGCCTGGGTTGATGGTCAGTCGTTGAGAACCTATCGGCACGCACCTAATGCCGGTTCGCGTAAATCCTGGGCTGCCGGCGATGCCACATCAAGAGCTGTACGTTTGGCCGACATAACCATGCGCGGTGAAATGGGAATTCCCGGGGCATTAACGGCTCCGCAGTGGGGCTTTTACGATGTGCTGTTTAATAAGACCAATAAAGACCAGCAGTTGAAACCGAAAGAGGATTGGAAATTTAAGTTTCAGCGTGACTACGGCAGTTACGTAATGGAAAATATTTTATTTAAATTGTCTTTCCCGGCGGAGTTTCATGCTCAGACTGCCTGTGAAGCTGCGGTGACATTGCACTCAGAAGTTAAAGGCAGAATTGATGATATTGAGAAAGTTGAGATAACGACTCATGAGTCGGCTATTAGAATCATTTCAAAACAGGGGAAGCTGGCTAATCCGGCGGACAGAGATCATTGTTTGCAATACATGACTGCGGTACCGCTAATTTTCGGCGAGTTAACAGCTGATCACTACGAGAATAGTTTTCATGAAAATAACCCGGTTATTGATAGCATACGTGAAAAAATTGAAGTGCTTGAAGATAAGCAATTTAGCCAGGATTATCACGACCCGGAAAAGCGTTCTATAGCCAATGCGTTACAGGTATTCTTCAAAGATGGAACTCATACTGAAAAAGTTGTGGTGGAATATCCGATAGGCCACAGACGGCGTCGGGAAGAGGGCTTTCCTGTGCTAGAAAGCAAGTTTAAAGCGAATTTAGCTACTCGTTTCCCTGAGCCCCGGGTTAAATCGATTTTTGACCAATGCAGTCAGCAGCAATCTTTTGAAAATATTGCGGTTAACGAATTTATGGATATGTTTGTTATCTAA
- a CDS encoding TatD family hydrolase, with amino-acid sequence MFVDSHCHLDKINPEKAGADLKEIVAAARANKVEHMLCVCVTLEDFPAMQFAVAEFDDVSISCGVHPLYVKDSKTPIAELGAKLRELTALNSVVAVGETGLDYFYHPESKVLQQENFEQHIEIANDVNKPLIIHTRDAQQDTLSLLRNGHAEKPGGVLHCFTESLEMAKKAIDDLDFFISISGIASFRNAQELRDTIKALPLEKLLIETDSPWLAPVPHRGKENQPAYVVDVAKCVADVKGITLEEVAKTTTANYYKLFANS; translated from the coding sequence ATGTTCGTCGACTCACACTGTCATTTGGATAAAATCAACCCTGAAAAAGCGGGTGCCGATTTAAAAGAAATTGTTGCAGCGGCACGTGCGAATAAGGTTGAACACATGCTGTGTGTATGCGTTACCCTCGAAGACTTTCCAGCCATGCAGTTTGCTGTGGCCGAATTCGATGATGTTTCAATTTCTTGTGGTGTGCATCCTCTGTATGTGAAAGACAGTAAGACTCCAATAGCTGAGTTAGGTGCTAAATTGCGTGAGCTAACAGCACTGAATAGCGTTGTTGCGGTAGGAGAGACCGGGCTCGATTACTTTTACCATCCTGAATCAAAAGTACTACAGCAGGAGAATTTCGAGCAACATATTGAAATAGCCAACGACGTTAACAAACCACTGATTATTCATACGCGCGATGCTCAGCAGGACACCTTGTCATTATTAAGAAATGGCCATGCTGAAAAGCCTGGTGGTGTCTTGCATTGTTTTACCGAGTCTCTTGAGATGGCAAAAAAAGCCATTGATGATCTCGATTTCTTTATTTCTATTTCCGGTATTGCTTCGTTCCGGAACGCTCAGGAACTGCGTGACACAATCAAAGCATTGCCACTGGAAAAACTTTTAATTGAGACCGACAGTCCCTGGTTAGCGCCGGTTCCTCATCGTGGTAAAGAGAACCAGCCAGCCTATGTTGTCGACGTTGCAAAATGCGTGGCTGACGTAAAAGGCATTACGTTAGAAGAGGTGGCTAAGACCACGACAGCTAACTATTATAAACTGTTCGCTAACTCTTAA
- a CDS encoding DNA polymerase III subunit delta': MAFPWLREPWLRLVASAEAGRLAHAYYLQHNVEGGSTEFIQRLNQFLLCKQPGKSACGKCKSCLLYLSGNHPDTWTIDGAQVNRIGVDTVRELQQNVTQTANQNGLKVAVILEAEKMTEQAGNALLKVLEEPPADTHWLVSTKDAERLLPTLRSRMQWLSIAYPTTAQSDEQVTFAKQLLAGLRGQQELPLLKDKDGALSWLDVSENLLMDWLLISQRAAATRLRYQQLADELQHISNYEWVNVAQLSEWVSECRQLRQRYQGSTGINLPLLLSFAWSRWSNTLSA; this comes from the coding sequence ATGGCTTTTCCCTGGCTGCGAGAACCCTGGTTAAGATTAGTAGCGAGTGCTGAAGCCGGACGTCTGGCTCATGCGTACTACTTACAGCATAATGTTGAGGGCGGTTCGACTGAGTTTATTCAGCGCCTGAATCAATTTCTGTTGTGTAAGCAACCAGGCAAAAGTGCCTGCGGGAAATGTAAATCCTGTTTACTTTACCTATCGGGTAATCATCCGGATACTTGGACTATTGATGGTGCACAAGTTAATCGAATAGGTGTTGATACGGTACGCGAATTGCAACAAAACGTAACGCAGACAGCGAACCAGAACGGATTAAAAGTCGCTGTCATACTCGAAGCGGAAAAAATGACAGAACAGGCTGGCAACGCACTGCTGAAAGTTCTGGAAGAACCTCCGGCCGATACACATTGGCTGGTTTCAACTAAAGATGCCGAGCGCTTACTGCCCACCTTAAGAAGCCGTATGCAGTGGTTGAGCATTGCCTATCCGACAACCGCACAAAGCGACGAGCAGGTGACTTTTGCAAAGCAGCTGCTGGCCGGACTACGGGGACAGCAGGAATTACCCCTGTTAAAAGATAAAGATGGCGCATTAAGCTGGCTGGATGTTTCCGAGAACTTATTAATGGATTGGTTGTTGATTAGCCAACGAGCTGCGGCTACGCGTTTGCGTTATCAGCAATTGGCGGACGAATTACAACACATCAGCAACTATGAGTGGGTCAATGTCGCGCAGCTGAGTGAATGGGTATCCGAATGCCGACAGCTACGTCAGCGATATCAGGGCTCAACGGGGATCAATTTGCCGTTATTATTAAGTTTTGCCTGGAGTCGCTGGTCAAATACTCTTTCAGCGTAG
- the tmk gene encoding dTMP kinase has protein sequence MSGKFIVIEGLEGAGKSSAIASVVTHLQAKGIQVETVREPGGTPLAESLRDLVKKKWEEKVSPTTELLLMYASRVQLVDNIIKPALSKNRWVIGDRHDLSSRAYQGGGRELGDELLQKIRKITLGNFTPDLTLLLDVEEKKGLERARERGELDRIEEEDLAFFQRTRQRYLNIAAKDPSIIVIDANQSMLDVHQSILRAIEEYLF, from the coding sequence ATGTCAGGAAAGTTTATTGTTATTGAAGGACTAGAAGGAGCCGGTAAAAGTTCGGCTATCGCAAGTGTTGTCACGCATCTTCAGGCGAAAGGAATCCAGGTTGAAACAGTTCGTGAACCAGGCGGTACACCGTTAGCGGAATCGCTGCGGGATCTGGTAAAAAAGAAGTGGGAAGAAAAAGTCAGCCCCACGACAGAGCTTTTACTTATGTATGCCAGCCGGGTTCAGCTGGTGGATAATATTATAAAACCCGCGTTATCCAAAAACCGTTGGGTTATTGGTGATCGCCATGATTTATCTTCCAGAGCCTACCAGGGGGGAGGGCGCGAACTCGGTGATGAATTGTTGCAAAAGATCCGGAAAATCACTTTAGGGAATTTCACCCCAGATTTAACACTACTACTTGATGTTGAAGAAAAGAAAGGTCTTGAGCGAGCGCGTGAGCGAGGGGAGCTGGATCGTATTGAAGAAGAAGATTTAGCCTTTTTTCAACGAACCCGGCAACGCTATTTAAATATTGCAGCTAAAGATCCGAGCATTATTGTCATTGATGCGAATCAGTCTATGCTGGACGTGCATCAGTCAATATTGAGAGCAATTGAGGAGTATCTGTTTTAA
- the mltG gene encoding endolytic transglycosylase MltG, translated as MKKRLILALLVAAFVVSAVAVFVSGRWYLSQPIQSDASTPLLLDFRGGATARSVTIQVTEHFEKGNSALIYRLSQVFDDVDHLQAGLYEINGRQSWFDVWSMLSQGREKTFTVTLVEGLTLEQWRAQLKQLPYLKDESSELDPAELRQKLGVTETSIEGVLLPETYSYRAYTTDIAILKQAYQSMQQVLENAWQERSDRCPVNSPYELLILASIIEKETGLADERPLVASVFANRLAVGMRLQSDPTTIYGIENFDGNLTRTHLREKTEYNTYRINGLPPTPIAMPGKASIKAAANPARSPYYYFVADKSGGHVFSETLEEHQQAVRRYQLNQE; from the coding sequence ATGAAAAAACGTCTTATTTTAGCGCTGCTTGTTGCAGCTTTTGTGGTTTCGGCCGTGGCTGTCTTTGTATCCGGGCGCTGGTATTTATCGCAGCCAATACAAAGTGACGCTAGTACGCCTCTATTGTTAGATTTTAGAGGAGGAGCAACTGCCCGTAGCGTAACCATTCAAGTAACAGAGCACTTTGAGAAGGGGAACTCTGCATTAATTTATCGCCTGAGTCAGGTTTTTGACGATGTCGACCATTTGCAAGCTGGCCTTTATGAAATTAACGGACGACAAAGCTGGTTTGATGTCTGGAGTATGTTGAGTCAAGGGCGGGAAAAAACCTTTACTGTGACTCTGGTTGAAGGATTGACTCTCGAGCAGTGGAGAGCTCAACTAAAACAGCTACCTTACCTAAAAGATGAGTCTTCTGAATTGGATCCGGCGGAACTCAGGCAAAAGCTGGGCGTTACAGAAACCTCTATTGAAGGTGTTTTATTACCTGAAACCTACAGTTACAGAGCTTACACAACGGATATTGCTATTCTGAAGCAAGCGTACCAATCTATGCAGCAGGTGCTGGAAAATGCCTGGCAAGAGCGTTCAGACAGATGCCCTGTAAACTCACCTTACGAATTGCTGATACTGGCTTCTATTATTGAGAAAGAAACCGGTTTGGCCGATGAACGTCCGCTGGTTGCAAGCGTATTTGCCAATCGTTTAGCTGTCGGCATGCGGTTGCAGTCTGATCCGACGACAATCTATGGTATTGAAAATTTTGACGGCAATCTGACTCGTACTCATTTGCGCGAGAAAACAGAATACAATACTTATCGAATTAACGGATTACCGCCAACACCAATTGCGATGCCCGGCAAAGCCTCAATTAAAGCAGCAGCAAATCCGGCACGTTCTCCGTACTATTATTTTGTTGCGGATAAATCAGGTGGCCATGTTTTCTCGGAAACACTGGAAGAACATCAACAGGCTGTACGCCGATATCAACTGAATCAAGAGTGA
- the pabC gene encoding aminodeoxychorismate lyase: MTIRKILLNNTPFHCSEIDRGLQFGDGHFTTIRVVQGVPLHIERHLNRLSEANTRLFINHPNFNFLHQRILNACDGIENGVCKVIVTRGYGGRGYGFSDGAVANEYIQVSDAPGNLKSVSLGVAELNLARQPKLAGLKTLNRLEQVLLTQERSVSEYDDLLVCDSEGNVVEAIQGNVFWYKQGQWYTPDLSFSGVQGIIRQLIIDEDMLAPLRIGHFSLNELADVEQIILSNSVRGAVTVTQFNGKVLDKSKLPAVLEQLIL; this comes from the coding sequence ATGACAATAAGAAAAATACTACTTAATAATACGCCTTTCCATTGTTCTGAAATAGACAGAGGGCTGCAGTTCGGTGACGGGCACTTTACAACCATACGAGTTGTTCAAGGTGTGCCTTTGCATATAGAGCGACATTTGAACCGACTGTCTGAAGCTAATACCCGTTTATTTATAAACCATCCAAACTTTAACTTTTTGCATCAGCGTATCCTTAACGCTTGTGATGGCATTGAAAACGGTGTGTGTAAGGTTATTGTCACTAGAGGTTATGGTGGCCGAGGGTATGGCTTTTCAGACGGCGCAGTGGCGAATGAATATATTCAGGTAAGTGATGCTCCGGGTAACCTTAAATCGGTTAGTCTTGGTGTTGCTGAATTGAACTTAGCCAGACAACCTAAGCTGGCCGGTTTAAAAACATTAAATAGGCTGGAGCAGGTTCTGTTGACTCAGGAGCGCAGCGTTTCTGAATATGACGATTTACTGGTCTGCGACTCGGAAGGTAATGTTGTCGAAGCCATACAGGGAAATGTTTTTTGGTACAAACAAGGGCAATGGTACACCCCCGATCTGAGTTTTTCCGGTGTACAAGGAATTATTCGCCAGTTGATTATTGATGAAGACATGCTTGCGCCTTTGCGTATCGGTCATTTTTCATTGAATGAGTTAGCTGACGTTGAGCAGATTATCCTCAGCAACAGTGTCAGAGGCGCTGTTACGGTCACTCAGTTTAATGGTAAAGTATTGGATAAGAGCAAATTGCCGGCGGTATTAGAGCAGCTTATATTATGA
- the acpP gene encoding acyl carrier protein, which yields MSTIEERVKKIIVEQLGVKEEEVKPEASFENDLGADSLDTVELVMALEEEFETEIPDEEAEKIKTVQSAIDYVNNHSND from the coding sequence ATGAGTACTATTGAAGAACGCGTTAAAAAAATCATTGTTGAACAATTAGGTGTTAAAGAAGAAGAAGTTAAGCCTGAAGCGTCATTTGAAAATGACCTGGGTGCTGATTCTTTAGACACAGTTGAACTGGTAATGGCTTTGGAAGAAGAATTTGAAACTGAAATTCCAGACGAAGAAGCTGAAAAAATTAAAACAGTTCAATCAGCTATCGATTACGTAAATAATCATTCTAACGACTAA